Proteins from a genomic interval of Megalopta genalis isolate 19385.01 unplaced genomic scaffold, iyMegGena1_principal scaffold0037, whole genome shotgun sequence:
- the Acf gene encoding ATP-dependent chromatin assembly factor large subunit isoform X3: protein MPLLRKQPFQRLHVSSDFKDDDEVYHCEVTNEIFKDYNEFCERIILCNSLIWSCSITGRSNMTFEEALQCEENAKKSLKEFPMELRIPILYLASKTNRSSFNEVVEDVFQFSRDRFFVGEMVEASFTEDSWCESHVLQVIAPSEQQIKVYAKENRSPQEQYYHPPAKLFRYEVEQLDCGESDVSQLMIVEAGQVRRKKQQYSRERNKIFLRQLCEQNESGIWIVKDSVLQKYGISKVRFDTIFAGPPPDFTSRTKRPIKHKQETIEKFLTADISKQKSVEKPNPLKKVNQTGVDIKTFKKPKRTNGKVFKDELKAKALEEKTKALEEKAKALEEKAKRKEEIILENRERKKEEKLKLAALAAYVKQWNKPREDLECEDLSPIPQPVPVETILPNNRFGDCCMILEFLEFFNEELEVDSYFSGGITLDLLEKALLAKESSGPWSDLLQLLLSSIFKYQSDEEDEIQASDTVVNDNTVSECASTVTKGLATYQRCKLSELALDHTTLSEILRLHLLSSDERIGEAASKWRYSQRGGYTNQDDPALLMKTKEAHILKQLSYRSVHELSFDDKLKVAACLINQLLTFASLRDLIEEKHEKLHQAKKELRSFVLAEQKKEKEEKEKMREREKDKDMKNISKKVTRGVVEEEKRKEEYEKKLKELQQATKDDQMMLYLGSDRAYRRYWRLLSIPGIFVENDGTGVGTCLPEGTPYQPELQGGQSTYEYLRNKFEDEFSDKENSFKKAKKSPKKVTFSDKNGLKSPRKDVMSKKEIKQEFSDMRKNLMACTGDKECPVHWERPGPKWSFFGTQEDIEALVNGLSKRGIREGELRNNIMHEMASLTSIIEECPRHKLNPAVFSAPIKELSSVITTKKNKYENANLNYPPDVPVEEVFEFTLRDFILELEDKIKAGCLGSLKVNNRDTWRRAVGNRFNQGQCDKLVYGTNEVDGDSAFNVTLNNIKRETRGSRPSTPDSEGENVNVKPYNSRKSSGLTNETKPFPDNKQQALIKDLADAILQLYHAIDQKYLIKPLINEKDKKHLDDHKARWEQSLLASTSWSQLFVHFTTLENCISWNKSVLNAHCYICRRRGDADKMLLCDGCNKGHHLYCLKPKLTAVPDGDWYCKTCKRPTKSKSKLKKRKKFEDELEEEVILTKETRHNRAKRVLESEEEDHEADELEDERFGNISSQIHVCTTCRSGGKLINCDSCSNCYHLECIEPPIIRHPRGRWICSDCKDKRDRRTNTKHVRGRERDKERLCAAAARSRIHGFAKSLLTTESTDWDDSNNSEDTEPRQTRRAAKRAAEIEQEDKGSIKGCMTRLQDLLTDIRHHRDSWPFLSPVTKDEVPDYHDIITNPMDFGTIKYKLNNGEYETLEHFFSDCHLVFDNCQAYNEEHSAVYKAGMRLLKYCEKRRKDLGLNYDEDVVQPSYAKKRRLEENGVDSSGDEEMEELHKTR, encoded by the exons ATGCCGTTGCTTCGCAAACAGCCATTCCAACGACTTCACGTCTCCTCGGACTTCAAAGATGACGACGAAGTATACCACTGTGAGGTTACCAACGAAATCTTCAAGGACTACAA CGAGTTCTGTGAAAGAATTATCTTATGCAATTCGCTCATATGGTCGTGCAGCATTACCGGAAGGAGCAACATGACTTTCGAAGAGGCTTTGCAATGCGAAGAGAATGCAAAGAAAAGTCTAAAAGAATTTCCTATGGAG TTACGAATTCCTATATTGTACCTTGCCAGTAAAACGAATAGATCTTCTTTTAACGAGGTGGTAGAAGATGTGTTTCAGTTTTCAAGAGATCGTTTTTTTGTTGGAGAAATGGTAGAGGCAAGTTTCACAGAAGATTCTTGGTGTGAATCTCATGTTCTTCAAGTTATTGCACCTTCGGAACAGCAGATAAAAGTGTATGCGAAAGAAAATAG GAGTCCGCAAGAACAATATTATCATCCACCAGCAAAATTGTTTCGTTACGAAGTGGAACAGTTGGACTGCGGTGAATCCGATGTTAGCCAACTTATGATCGTTGAAGCAGGACAAGTAAGAAGAAAAAAGCAACAATATAGCAGAGAGCGTAACAAAATATTTCTACGTCAATTATGCGAGCAGAATGAGAGTGGTATTTGGATTGTTAAA GACAGCGTTTTACAAAAGTATGGAATTAGTAAAGTACGTTTTGATACGATATTTGCCGGTCCTCCACCTGATTTCACGTCGCGCACTAAAAGACCCATAAAACACAAACAAGAAACGATAGAAAAATTTCTTACCGCAGATATTTCAAAGCAAAAATCAGTAGAGAAGCCAAACCCTCTGAAGAAGGTAAATCAAACGGGAGTAGATATAAAAACGTTTAAAAAACCTAAGAG AACGAATGGGAAGGTATTCAAAGATGAGCTTAAAGCAAAAGCACTCGAAGAGAAAACAAAAGCACTCGAAGAGAAAGCAAAAGCACTCGAAGAGAAAGCAAAACGTAAAGAAGAAATAATATTGGAAAATAGAGAACGTAAGAAAGAGGAGAAACTGAAACTAGCTGCTTTGGCTGCATACGTGAAACAGTGGAATAAGCCGAGGGAAGATCTTGAATGCGAGGATCTCTCTCCGATTCCGCAACCTGTACCCGTTGAAACTATTTTGCCGAACAACAGGTTTGGCGACTGCTGTATGATCTTAGAATTTCTAGAATTTTTCAATGAAGAATTGGAAGTCGATTCATACTTTTCTGGTGGTATTACTTTGGACCTGCTGGAAAAGGCATTGTTAGCAAAGGAATCATCTGGGCCTTGGAGCGACCTTTTGCAGTTGCTATTGTCAAGTATCTTCAAGTATCAATCGGACGAGGAAGATGAGATTCAGGCATCCGATACAGTTGTAAATGATAATACTGTCAGTGAGTGTGCTTCAACCGTGACAAAAGGATTGGCAACATATCAGCGGTGTAAACTGTCTGAGTTGGCGTTAGATCACACAACTTTAAGCGAGATCTTAAGGCTGCACTTATTAAGTTCTGACGAGCGAATAGGCGAGGCTGCTTCTAAATGGAGATATTCTCAAAGAG GTGGATACACGAATCAGGATGATCCCGCACTCTTGATGAAAACGAAAGAAGCACACATTTTGAAACAGTTGAGCTACCGCAGCGTCCACGAGCTTAGCTTCGACGACAAATTGAAAGTAGCTGCGTGCCTCATCAACCAATTGCTTACTTTTGCTTCGTTACGAGATTTGATCGAAGAGAAACACGAGAAACTCCATCAAGCGAAAAAAGAACTAAGATCTTTCGTGTTGGCCgagcaaaagaaagaaaaagaagagaaagaaaaaatgcGGGAACGAGAGAAGGATAAAGATATGAAAAACATATCGAAAAAAGTAACACGTGGTGTTGTCGAGGAGGAAAAAAGGAAGGAAGAATATGAGAAGAAGTTGAAAGAATTACAGCAAGCAACTAAAGACGATCAAATGATGCTTTACTTGGGCTCTGATAGAGCTTATCGTAGATATTGGAGACTGTTGTCAATAccag GAATATTTGTTGAGAACGATGGGACTGGCGTAGGCACTTGTCTGCCCGAGGGTACGCCTTATCAACCTGAACTGCAAGGTGGACAATCTACGTACGAATATTTAAGAAACAAATTCGAAGACGAGTTCAGCGACAAAGAAAATAGTTTTAAAAAGGCGAAGAAATCTCCCAAGAAAGTAACGTTCTCTGATAAAAATGGATTGAAATCTCCAAGGAAAGATGTAATGTCTAAGAAGGAAATTAAGCAAGAATTTTCTGACATGAGGAAGAATTTGATGGCTTGCACGGGAGACAAAGAGTGTCCAGTCCACTGGGAGAGACCAGGACCAAAGTGGAGTTTCTTTGGAACGCAAGAGGATATAGAGGCTCTGGTGAATGGTTTGAGTAAACGAGGCATTAGAGAGGGCGAACTCAGAAATAATATTATGCATGAAATGGCAAGCTTGACATCTATCATCGAAGAATGTCCGAGGCATAAACTCAATCCTGCAGTG TTTTCAGCACCGATCAAGGAACTTTCTTCTGTCATAACcacgaagaaaaataaatatgagAACGCTAATTTAAATTATCCTCCCGACGTGCCTGTCGAGGAAGTTTTTGAATTTACCTTGAGAGATTTTATTTTAGAGCTCGAAGACAAAATAAAAGCAGGCTGTTTGGGAAGTTTAAAAGTAAATAATCGCGATACCTGGAGGCGTGCAGTTGGTAATAGATTTAATCAAGGACAATGTGATAAATTAGTGTATGGTACAAACGAAGTAGACGGAGATAGTGCTTTCAACGTAACATTGAATAACATAAAAAGAGAAACTAGAGGTAGTAGGCCGAGTACCCCAGACTCCGAAGGCGAAAATGTTAACGTAAAGCCTTACAATTCAAGAAAATCTTCGGGTTTAACAAATGAAACGAAACCTTTTCCcgacaacaagcaacaagcgcTCATCAAAGATTTGGCTGATGCTATTTTGCAATTATATCATGCCATTGATCAGAAGTACTTAATCAAACCGTTAATTAATGAAAAAGATAAAAAGCATCTTGATGATCACAAAGCAAGATGGGAACAGTCTCTTTTGGCATCCACAAGCTGGTCCCAGTTGTTTGTGCATTTTACTACTTTAGAGAACTGTATTTCGTGGAACAAGAGCGTTTTGAATGCCCATTGTTACATATGCAGACGACGCGGGGACGCCGACAAAATGTTACTCTGCGATGGATGTAACAAAGGCCACCATTTGTATTGTTTAAAACCGAAACTCACG GCTGTGCCAGATGGAGATTGGTACTGTAAAACTTGTAAACGACCGACCAAATCGAAGTCGAAGCTtaagaaacgaaagaaatttgaagatgaattagAAGAGGAAGTTATATTGACCAAAGAGACTCGGCATAATCGCGCGAAGCGTGTTCTCGAGAGCGAGGAAGAGGATCACGAAGCTGACGAATTAGAAGATGAGAGATTTGGAAATAT AAGTAGTCAAATACATGTATGCACTACGTGTAGAAGCGGTGGCAAATTAATCAACTGCGATTCGTGTTCAAACTGTTATCATTTAGAATGTATAGAACCTCCCATAATAAGACATCCTCGTGGAAGATGGATTTGTTCGGATTGCAAAGATAAAAGAGATAGGAGGACTAACACGAAACACG TGAGGGGGCGCGAAAGGGACAAGGAGAGACTCTGCGCTGCAGCAGCTCGCTCTCGCATCCATGGTTTTGCCAAAAGCCTCCTCACTACAGAATCTACAGACTGGGACG ATAGTAACAATTCAGAGGACACGGAACCAAGGCAGACTAGGCGAGCTGCAAAAAGGGCTGCTGAAATAGAACAAGAAGATAAGGGTTCGATTAAAGGATGTATGACAAGACTGCAAGATTTACTTACCGACATCAGGCACCATAGAGACTCGTGGCCTTTTCTGTCACCCGTTACAAAAGACGAAGTCCCGGATTATCACGATATTATTACGAATCCCATGGATTTCGGTACAATTAAATACAAACTCAACAATGGAGAATACGAAACATTAGAACACTTTTTCAGCGATTGTCATTTAGTGTTTGATAATTGTCAAGCTTATAATGAAGAACATAGTGCAGTTTATAA AGCAGGTATGAGGTTACTGAAGTACTGTGAGAAACGACGTAAAGATCTCGGTCTGAATTATGATGAGGATGTGGTGCAGCCATCGTATGCAAAGAAACGAAGATTGGAAGAAAATGGAGTCGATAGCAGCGGGGACGAAGAGATGGAAGAACTCCATAAGACAAGATAG
- the Acf gene encoding ATP-dependent chromatin assembly factor large subunit isoform X1: MPLLRKQPFQRLHVSSDFKDDDEVYHCEVTNEIFKDYNEFCERIILCNSLIWSCSITGRSNMTFEEALQCEENAKKSLKEFPMELRIPILYLASKTNRSSFNEVVEDVFQFSRDRFFVGEMVEASFTEDSWCESHVLQVIAPSEQQIKVYAKENRSPQEQYYHPPAKLFRYEVEQLDCGESDVSQLMIVEAGQVRRKKQQYSRERNKIFLRQLCEQNESGIWIVKDSVLQKYGISKVRFDTIFAGPPPDFTSRTKRPIKHKQETIEKFLTADISKQKSVEKPNPLKKVNQTGVDIKTFKKPKRTNGKVFKDELKAKALEEKTKALEEKAKALEEKAKRKEEIILENRERKKEEKLKLAALAAYVKQWNKPREDLECEDLSPIPQPVPVETILPNNRFGDCCMILEFLEFFNEELEVDSYFSGGITLDLLEKALLAKESSGPWSDLLQLLLSSIFKYQSDEEDEIQASDTVVNDNTVSECASTVTKGLATYQRCKLSELALDHTTLSEILRLHLLSSDERIGEAASKWRYSQRGGYTNQDDPALLMKTKEAHILKQLSYRSVHELSFDDKLKVAACLINQLLTFASLRDLIEEKHEKLHQAKKELRSFVLAEQKKEKEEKEKMREREKDKDMKNISKKVTRGVVEEEKRKEEYEKKLKELQQATKDDQMMLYLGSDRAYRRYWRLLSIPGIFVENDGTGVGTCLPEGTPYQPELQGGQSTYEYLRNKFEDEFSDKENSFKKAKKSPKKVTFSDKNGLKSPRKDVMSKKEIKQEFSDMRKNLMACTGDKECPVHWERPGPKWSFFGTQEDIEALVNGLSKRGIREGELRNNIMHEMASLTSIIEECPRHKLNPAVFSAPIKELSSVITTKKNKYENANLNYPPDVPVEEVFEFTLRDFILELEDKIKAGCLGSLKVNNRDTWRRAVGNRFNQGQCDKLVYGTNEVDGDSAFNVTLNNIKRETRGSRPSTPDSEGENVNVKPYNSRKSSGLTNETKPFPDNKQQALIKDLADAILQLYHAIDQKYLIKPLINEKDKKHLDDHKARWEQSLLASTSWSQLFVHFTTLENCISWNKSVLNAHCYICRRRGDADKMLLCDGCNKGHHLYCLKPKLTAVPDGDWYCKTCKRPTKSKSKLKKRKKFEDELEEEVILTKETRHNRAKRVLESEEEDHEADELEDERFGNISSQIHVCTTCRSGGKLINCDSCSNCYHLECIEPPIIRHPRGRWICSDCKDKRDRRTNTKHVRGRERDKERLCAAAARSRIHGFAKSLLTTESTDWDDSNNSEDTEPRQTRRAAKRAAEIEQEDKGSIKGCMTRLQDLLTDIRHHRDSWPFLSPVTKDEVPDYHDIITNPMDFGTIKYKLNNGEYETLEHFFSDCHLVFDNCQAYNEEHSAVYNYVYRAGMRLLKYCEKRRKDLGLNYDEDVVQPSYAKKRRLEENGVDSSGDEEMEELHKTR; the protein is encoded by the exons ATGCCGTTGCTTCGCAAACAGCCATTCCAACGACTTCACGTCTCCTCGGACTTCAAAGATGACGACGAAGTATACCACTGTGAGGTTACCAACGAAATCTTCAAGGACTACAA CGAGTTCTGTGAAAGAATTATCTTATGCAATTCGCTCATATGGTCGTGCAGCATTACCGGAAGGAGCAACATGACTTTCGAAGAGGCTTTGCAATGCGAAGAGAATGCAAAGAAAAGTCTAAAAGAATTTCCTATGGAG TTACGAATTCCTATATTGTACCTTGCCAGTAAAACGAATAGATCTTCTTTTAACGAGGTGGTAGAAGATGTGTTTCAGTTTTCAAGAGATCGTTTTTTTGTTGGAGAAATGGTAGAGGCAAGTTTCACAGAAGATTCTTGGTGTGAATCTCATGTTCTTCAAGTTATTGCACCTTCGGAACAGCAGATAAAAGTGTATGCGAAAGAAAATAG GAGTCCGCAAGAACAATATTATCATCCACCAGCAAAATTGTTTCGTTACGAAGTGGAACAGTTGGACTGCGGTGAATCCGATGTTAGCCAACTTATGATCGTTGAAGCAGGACAAGTAAGAAGAAAAAAGCAACAATATAGCAGAGAGCGTAACAAAATATTTCTACGTCAATTATGCGAGCAGAATGAGAGTGGTATTTGGATTGTTAAA GACAGCGTTTTACAAAAGTATGGAATTAGTAAAGTACGTTTTGATACGATATTTGCCGGTCCTCCACCTGATTTCACGTCGCGCACTAAAAGACCCATAAAACACAAACAAGAAACGATAGAAAAATTTCTTACCGCAGATATTTCAAAGCAAAAATCAGTAGAGAAGCCAAACCCTCTGAAGAAGGTAAATCAAACGGGAGTAGATATAAAAACGTTTAAAAAACCTAAGAG AACGAATGGGAAGGTATTCAAAGATGAGCTTAAAGCAAAAGCACTCGAAGAGAAAACAAAAGCACTCGAAGAGAAAGCAAAAGCACTCGAAGAGAAAGCAAAACGTAAAGAAGAAATAATATTGGAAAATAGAGAACGTAAGAAAGAGGAGAAACTGAAACTAGCTGCTTTGGCTGCATACGTGAAACAGTGGAATAAGCCGAGGGAAGATCTTGAATGCGAGGATCTCTCTCCGATTCCGCAACCTGTACCCGTTGAAACTATTTTGCCGAACAACAGGTTTGGCGACTGCTGTATGATCTTAGAATTTCTAGAATTTTTCAATGAAGAATTGGAAGTCGATTCATACTTTTCTGGTGGTATTACTTTGGACCTGCTGGAAAAGGCATTGTTAGCAAAGGAATCATCTGGGCCTTGGAGCGACCTTTTGCAGTTGCTATTGTCAAGTATCTTCAAGTATCAATCGGACGAGGAAGATGAGATTCAGGCATCCGATACAGTTGTAAATGATAATACTGTCAGTGAGTGTGCTTCAACCGTGACAAAAGGATTGGCAACATATCAGCGGTGTAAACTGTCTGAGTTGGCGTTAGATCACACAACTTTAAGCGAGATCTTAAGGCTGCACTTATTAAGTTCTGACGAGCGAATAGGCGAGGCTGCTTCTAAATGGAGATATTCTCAAAGAG GTGGATACACGAATCAGGATGATCCCGCACTCTTGATGAAAACGAAAGAAGCACACATTTTGAAACAGTTGAGCTACCGCAGCGTCCACGAGCTTAGCTTCGACGACAAATTGAAAGTAGCTGCGTGCCTCATCAACCAATTGCTTACTTTTGCTTCGTTACGAGATTTGATCGAAGAGAAACACGAGAAACTCCATCAAGCGAAAAAAGAACTAAGATCTTTCGTGTTGGCCgagcaaaagaaagaaaaagaagagaaagaaaaaatgcGGGAACGAGAGAAGGATAAAGATATGAAAAACATATCGAAAAAAGTAACACGTGGTGTTGTCGAGGAGGAAAAAAGGAAGGAAGAATATGAGAAGAAGTTGAAAGAATTACAGCAAGCAACTAAAGACGATCAAATGATGCTTTACTTGGGCTCTGATAGAGCTTATCGTAGATATTGGAGACTGTTGTCAATAccag GAATATTTGTTGAGAACGATGGGACTGGCGTAGGCACTTGTCTGCCCGAGGGTACGCCTTATCAACCTGAACTGCAAGGTGGACAATCTACGTACGAATATTTAAGAAACAAATTCGAAGACGAGTTCAGCGACAAAGAAAATAGTTTTAAAAAGGCGAAGAAATCTCCCAAGAAAGTAACGTTCTCTGATAAAAATGGATTGAAATCTCCAAGGAAAGATGTAATGTCTAAGAAGGAAATTAAGCAAGAATTTTCTGACATGAGGAAGAATTTGATGGCTTGCACGGGAGACAAAGAGTGTCCAGTCCACTGGGAGAGACCAGGACCAAAGTGGAGTTTCTTTGGAACGCAAGAGGATATAGAGGCTCTGGTGAATGGTTTGAGTAAACGAGGCATTAGAGAGGGCGAACTCAGAAATAATATTATGCATGAAATGGCAAGCTTGACATCTATCATCGAAGAATGTCCGAGGCATAAACTCAATCCTGCAGTG TTTTCAGCACCGATCAAGGAACTTTCTTCTGTCATAACcacgaagaaaaataaatatgagAACGCTAATTTAAATTATCCTCCCGACGTGCCTGTCGAGGAAGTTTTTGAATTTACCTTGAGAGATTTTATTTTAGAGCTCGAAGACAAAATAAAAGCAGGCTGTTTGGGAAGTTTAAAAGTAAATAATCGCGATACCTGGAGGCGTGCAGTTGGTAATAGATTTAATCAAGGACAATGTGATAAATTAGTGTATGGTACAAACGAAGTAGACGGAGATAGTGCTTTCAACGTAACATTGAATAACATAAAAAGAGAAACTAGAGGTAGTAGGCCGAGTACCCCAGACTCCGAAGGCGAAAATGTTAACGTAAAGCCTTACAATTCAAGAAAATCTTCGGGTTTAACAAATGAAACGAAACCTTTTCCcgacaacaagcaacaagcgcTCATCAAAGATTTGGCTGATGCTATTTTGCAATTATATCATGCCATTGATCAGAAGTACTTAATCAAACCGTTAATTAATGAAAAAGATAAAAAGCATCTTGATGATCACAAAGCAAGATGGGAACAGTCTCTTTTGGCATCCACAAGCTGGTCCCAGTTGTTTGTGCATTTTACTACTTTAGAGAACTGTATTTCGTGGAACAAGAGCGTTTTGAATGCCCATTGTTACATATGCAGACGACGCGGGGACGCCGACAAAATGTTACTCTGCGATGGATGTAACAAAGGCCACCATTTGTATTGTTTAAAACCGAAACTCACG GCTGTGCCAGATGGAGATTGGTACTGTAAAACTTGTAAACGACCGACCAAATCGAAGTCGAAGCTtaagaaacgaaagaaatttgaagatgaattagAAGAGGAAGTTATATTGACCAAAGAGACTCGGCATAATCGCGCGAAGCGTGTTCTCGAGAGCGAGGAAGAGGATCACGAAGCTGACGAATTAGAAGATGAGAGATTTGGAAATAT AAGTAGTCAAATACATGTATGCACTACGTGTAGAAGCGGTGGCAAATTAATCAACTGCGATTCGTGTTCAAACTGTTATCATTTAGAATGTATAGAACCTCCCATAATAAGACATCCTCGTGGAAGATGGATTTGTTCGGATTGCAAAGATAAAAGAGATAGGAGGACTAACACGAAACACG TGAGGGGGCGCGAAAGGGACAAGGAGAGACTCTGCGCTGCAGCAGCTCGCTCTCGCATCCATGGTTTTGCCAAAAGCCTCCTCACTACAGAATCTACAGACTGGGACG ATAGTAACAATTCAGAGGACACGGAACCAAGGCAGACTAGGCGAGCTGCAAAAAGGGCTGCTGAAATAGAACAAGAAGATAAGGGTTCGATTAAAGGATGTATGACAAGACTGCAAGATTTACTTACCGACATCAGGCACCATAGAGACTCGTGGCCTTTTCTGTCACCCGTTACAAAAGACGAAGTCCCGGATTATCACGATATTATTACGAATCCCATGGATTTCGGTACAATTAAATACAAACTCAACAATGGAGAATACGAAACATTAGAACACTTTTTCAGCGATTGTCATTTAGTGTTTGATAATTGTCAAGCTTATAATGAAGAACATAGTGCAGTTTATAA ttACGTATACAGAGCAGGTATGAGGTTACTGAAGTACTGTGAGAAACGACGTAAAGATCTCGGTCTGAATTATGATGAGGATGTGGTGCAGCCATCGTATGCAAAGAAACGAAGATTGGAAGAAAATGGAGTCGATAGCAGCGGGGACGAAGAGATGGAAGAACTCCATAAGACAAGATAG